The Podospora pseudopauciseta strain CBS 411.78 chromosome 2 map unlocalized CBS411.78m_2, whole genome shotgun sequence genome has a window encoding:
- a CDS encoding uncharacterized protein (COG:T; EggNog:ENOG503P6M8) — protein MAANSRAESLAQIDLTVESSESSTAAATTYSRRQITLTALNNTIAIGRASKVSAKGFVPAENNAWFDSAVMSRDHAEISVDIDEKKVQVRDKGSLHGTYLNEREKLEKEPRELKDGDRLTFGLPVDRGTSRFMPVSVKFGVSFNEPTKQYVPSSFASSALTKTFSVGDECDSRTFQVPDDSEVSSDVDDYSSDSSIYSSHSATMNPQTASTSPHSLPPKFVPGVEVIDLTEPEASSQSHTWTSKLNAGPFNNSSPAFIDLSSPPMSPLIFREDRDAEYRSSGATVTKDVGGDHLDILSISEPARRVPIQSTSSLGAATSRLTEFASALGQTAQSLEAIEQTVLDSDMDSNYISDHSLDSLGQDNTSELSDAESNVNYPENFMEGEYSSDDDDDSGSDHDMDDQSDGSSILDEDMVNYSEDDDNESASEHQSIIGNLDIFDCDQPASPLPLSPMMGRPTLVHNHHTAPVVSDEQDDTLDHPASDTASPVIPVSSKKDEAGAKSTNPIAIEKLLNDRPGVAQSMHQGPPLPELRKTTQPNSWPASFKGDFESLCLKSGKGDFWSAREGNKAYFNKTSGQIFNKAALETQTTARPASSVYALCNAMPTNPRFDNEMHTRDLSGLDQQVFSRLPPMETSFNSTVTQPICSDSLDRLLSSSARRGNQPNAYKEQEKTKEPETEKTKEPETEKPVDQNAENVASKTSDLESQKVNVQFTIQTADEPQSIVEAEKPKANSDSVKRKRKAEDMSVETEDDLKWGDVPETAATEVLKADGLEEAATEVRGQTVESSIQVLRPFERPTKKVRLFRLAERVGIAAIGGAMVMGTLIYTAPTFA, from the exons ATGGCGGCCAATTCACGTGCCGAGAGTCTAG CTCAAATCGATCTCACGGTTGAGAGTTCAGAAAGCAGCACAGCCGCAGCCACCACCTACTCTCGGCGACAAATCACCCTGACAGCCTTGAACAACACGATTGCCATCGGTCGTGCCTCCAAGGTCTCTGCCAAAGGGTTCGTTCCTGCCGAAAACAACGCTTGGTTTGACAGCGCTGTTATGTCACGGGACCACGCTGAAATTAGCGTTGATATCGACGAGAAG AAAGTCCAGGTCCGGGACAAGGGTTCTCTGCACGGAACCTATCTCAACGAGCGCGAGAAGCTTGAGAAAGAGCCCAGAGAGCTCAAGGACGGCGACAGGCTCACCTTCGGTCTTCCAGTCGATCGTGGCACTTCGAGATTCATGCCTGTTTCGGTCAAGTTTGGTGTCTCGTTCAACGAGCCCACTAAACAGTACGTCCCATCCTCATTTGCCTCGTCGGCACTGACTAAGACCTTCAGCGTCGGCGACGAATGTGACTCGAGAACATTTCAAGTCCCGGATGACTCCGAAGTCAGCtctgatgttgatgattATTCTAGCGACAGCAGCATTTATTCTAGCCACTCCGCGACAATGAATCCCCAGACAGCTTCGACCTCACCACATTCGCTTCCGCCCAAATTTGTCCCTGGAGTCGAGGTGATCGATCTTACGGAGCCTGAGGCCTCCAGCCAGAGCCATACCTGGACCTCCAAACTGAACGCAGGCCCTTTCAACAATAGCAGCCCCGCCTTCATCGATCTCTCCTCACCTCCGATGTCCCCCCTTATATTCCGAGAGGATAGAGATGCCGAGTATAGATCGTCTGGTGCTACAGTTACAAAGGATGTCGGGGGGGACCACCTTGACATCCTGAGCATTTCTGAGCCAGCGAGGCGTGTTCCCATCCAGAGTACTTCGTCCTTGGGGGCTGCTACTTCTCGTTTGACCGAGTTCGCCTCGGCGCTTGGCCAGACTGCCCAATCTTTGGAGGCAATTGAGCAAACCGTCCTCGATTCTGACATGGATTCGAACTATATTAGCGACCATAGCCTCGACAGTTTGGGTCAGGACAACACCAGCGAGTTGAGCGACGCCGAAAGCAACGTCAACTATCCTGAAAATTTCATGGAAGGTGAATACTCgagcgatgatgatgatgacagcGGTAGCGATCATGACATGGATGATCAAAGCGACGGGTCAAGCATTCTCGACGAGGATATGGTGAACTACtctgaggatgatgacaatGAGTCTGCCTCTGAGCATCAGA GTATTATTGGCAACTTAGATATCTTTGACTGTGATCAGCCAGCATCTCCTCTTCCACTCTCCCCGATGATGGGCAGACCGACCCTTGTCCATAACCATCACACTGCACCTGTAGTGTCTGATGAGCAAGACGACACTCTGGACCACCCGGCTTCAGACACCGCATCGCCCGTCATTCCTGTCAGCTCGAAGAAGGATGAAGCTGGTGCTAAGAGTACTAATCCCATTGCAATTGAAAAGCTCTTGAATGATCGTCCCGGTGTGGCGCAGTCTATGCACCAAGgcccccctcttcctgaACTTCGGAAGACTACCCAGCCTAACTCGTGGCCGGCTTCTTTCAAGGGAGATTTTGAGTCTCTGTGTCTGAAATCAGGCAAAGGGGACTTCTGGTCTGCACGAGAAGGGAACAAGGCATATTTCAACAAGACCTCTGGCCAGATCTTCAACAAGGCTGCTTTGGAGACTCAGACTACCGCTCGCCCAGCGTCGTCGGTATATGCTCTCTGCAATGCAAtgcccaccaacccccgGTTTGACAACGAGATGCACACGAGAGATCTATCAGGCTTAGATCAACAGGTCTTTTCTAGACTGCCTCCCATGGAAACCTCGTTCAACAGCACCGTAACACAGCCGATCTGTTCTGATAGTCTTGATCGCCTACTGTCGAGCTCTGCACGCCGCGGAAATCAGCCAAACGCCTACAAGGAGCAAGAGAAGACTAAGGAGCCTGAGACTGAGAAGACTAAGGAGCCCGAGACTGAGAAGCCCGTGGACCAAAACGCTGAGAACGTGGCGTCGAAGACTAGCGATCTTGAATCTCAGAAGGTCAATGTGCAGTTTACGATCCAGACCGCTGATGAGCCTCAGTCGATTGTCGAGGCAGAGAAGCCGAAGGCGAATTCTGACTCTGTAAAGCGCAAGAGAAAGGCTGAGGATATGTCGGTAGAAACAGAGGACGACTTGAAGTGGGGCGATGTGCCAGAGACGGCGGCTACTGAAGTTCTCAAGGCCGATGGCCTCGAGGAAGCTGCTACAGAGGTTCGTGGCCAGACTGTTGAGTCCTCTATCCAAGTTCTTCGTCCGTTTGAGAGGCCGACAAAGAAAGTTCGGTTGTTCCGTCTCGCAGAGCGCGTAGGGATTGCGGCTATTGGCGGAGCCATGGTGATGGGCACTTTGATTTATACGGCACCTACCTTTGCTTGA
- a CDS encoding uncharacterized protein (EggNog:ENOG503P40E; COG:S), which produces MRLFSTMTLALAWIGSALAEPKVTFINQDNKHRTIVFTPSVPHKEIKPLRVPAHQEITQSFPHGWIGNWWSVTDGKPWIPGMLGEVTFNGYMGLTFFDVSAIVNDRDTSGVKMMWPRKSASVTSGCDVFSCGNEYTYPDEVQTKATNEDHLMCSLGDGVSPVYPRGAKKWKKEARRQGEKEEVVVVKPSSKPKPSAVPTTPAKEQEQEGFSSGGENTYNGDNDNLYRYRRHRYYRPGNLGE; this is translated from the coding sequence ATGAGGCTCTTCAGCACAATGACGCTGGCCCTGGCCTGGATCGGCTCTGCCCTCGCCGAGCCCAAGGTCACCTTCATCAACCAAGACAACAAGCACCGCACCATCGTCTTCACCCCCAGCGTCCCCCACAAGGAAATCAAGCCCCTCCGCGTCCCCGCCCACCAAGAGATCACCCAGTCCTTCCCCCACGGCTGGATCGGCAACTGGTGGTCCGTCACCGACGGCAAACCTTGGATCCCCGGCATGCTGGGCGAGGTCACCTTCAACGGCTACATGGGCCTGACCTTCTTTGACGTCTCCGCCATCGTCAACGACCGCGACACCAGCGGCGTCAAGATGATGTGGCCCAGGAAGTCGGCCAGCGTCACCTCGGGCTGCGACGTCTTCTCCTGCGGGAACGAGTACACCTACCCCGACGAGGTGCAGACCAAGGCCACCAACGAGGACCACCTCATGTGCAGTCTGGGTGACGGTGTCAGCCCTGTCTACCCTCGTGGTGCGAaaaagtggaagaaggaggcgcGGAGGcagggggagaaggaggaggtcgtcGTGGTCAAGCCCTCCTCTAAGCCCAAGCCTTCCGCggtccccaccaccccagccaaGGAGCAAGAACAAGAGGGCTTCAGCAGTGGCGGTGAAAACACCTACAACGGcgacaacgacaacctcTACCGataccgccgccaccgctaTTACCGCCCCGGCAACCTCGGCGAGTAG
- the cut23 gene encoding Anaphase-promoting complex subunit 8 (COG:D; COG:O; EggNog:ENOG503NU5Y; BUSCO:EOG092613S3), with translation MGLSAKDALQLRDTLQIAVVKCSERCLYHAAKWAAELLDALPQPSAADFKATQDLPSSYIHPAFTPNHDPAEAALEAKELSRYLLAKSLFDCKEFDRCAAVFLPESSLAEMLGTKVDDATTTEGREKQRPSVVLPSERALPQISQKSLFLALYAKMISGEKRKEEESEMIMGPQDLGTITNKQLAVISRFLTKWFDQRKSEGGDVAPSQGFLEYLYGMVLVKEKNDKAALQYLVESVQLFPWNWGAWMEITNLITRVEQLNEVTPKLPQNIMSFIFHAHASINLYQQGGEIANALNDLLVVFPTSSFLLTDKALLYYHSKDLVAAEQEFSQLLGLHPQRIDALDHYSNILYVLNLRPKLAFLAHLCSSIDTFRPESCVVIGNYYSLLSCHDKAVHYFRRALMLDRSCLSAWTLMGHEYVELKNTHAAIESYRRAVDVNRRDYRAWYGLGQTYEVLEMHAYALWYYKKAAGLRPWDGKMWQAVGSCLQKMGRDKDGIKALKRALLADSYYDSSASSFGSTGTIDRMTQMDPEVLLQIAAMYDRMEEEEEAKAYMELCVAQEDGGVTNDQGPGLGDSIGVRADSPGSDDGEGRGERVAAGEGTGVTVATSKARMWLAKYAMRVEDYETANRLATELCQDGVEVEEAKALIREARSRMEQTSMMES, from the exons ATGGGCCTCTCTGCAAAGGATGCTTTGCAACTACGAGATACGCTGCAAATAGCAGTGGTAAAATGCTCCGAAAGATGTCTTTACCACGCTGCCAAATG GGCGGCCGAACTCCTCGATGCGCTTCCTCAACCATCTGCTGCCGACTTTAAAGCAACGCAAGACTTACCATCGTCTTACATTCATCCCGCTTTCACACCAAATCATGATCCTGCCGAAGCGGCTCTCGAAGCCAAGGAGCTCAGCCGTTACCTTCTCGCCAAATCGTTATTCGACTGCAAGGAGTTCGACAGATGTGCCGCCGTATTCCTTCCTGAGTCTTCATTGGCAGAGATGTTGGGGACAAAAGTAGACGATGCCACCACTACGGAAGGTAGAGAAAAGCAGAGGCCTTCGGTTGTTCTACCTTCGGAGAGAGCTTTACCTCAGATCAGCCAAAAAAGCTTATTTCTCGCGCTGTATGCAAAAATGATCTCGGGCGAGAAGcgaaaggaggaggaatctGAAATGATCATGGGGCCGCAAGACTTGGGGACGATTACGAACAAACAGCTGGCCGTGATCAGTCGGTTCCTCACAAAGTGGTTCGACCAGCGAAAGTCGGAGGGAGGCGATGTTGCGCCCAGCCAGGGCTTTCTCGAGTATCTCTACGGCATGGTtttggtgaaggagaagaacgACAAGGCTGCTTTGCAGTATTTGGTTGAAAGTGTGCAACTATTTCCGTGGAACTGGGGTGCCTGGATGGagatcaccaacctcatcaccagAGTTGAACAGCTGAACGAAGTAACACCAAAGCTACCCCAGAACATCATGTCTTTCATCTTTCACGCCCATGCTTCGATCAACCTTTACCAGCAAGGCGGTGAGATCGCCAATGCTCTGAACGACTTGCTGGTCGTGTTCCCAACATCATCGTTCCTTTTAACCGACAAAGCACTGCTATATTATCACTCGAAAGATCTTGTAGCAGCCGAGCAAGAATTCAGTCAGCTACTTGGACTTCATCCCCAGAGGATAGATGCCCTGGACCATTATTCCAACATTTTATATGTTTTGAACCTCCGACCAAAGCTGGCCTTTTTGGCCCATCTATGCTCTAGCATTGATACGTTTCGTCCAGAGTCTTGCGTCGTCATTGGTAATTACTACTCTTTACTCTCTTGCCACGACAAAGCAGTCCACTACTTCCGTCGGGCTCTCATGTTGGACCGCTCATGTCTTTCCGCGTGGACACTCATGGGGCATGAGTATGTAGAGTTGAAGAATACTCACGCAGCCATCGAATCCTACCGAAGAGCGGTAGACGTCAACCGGAGGGACTACCGCGCCTGGTACGGCCTTGGCCAGACATATGAAGTACTCGAAATGCACGCGTATGCACTATGGTACTACAAGAAGGCCGCTGGTCTGCGTCCCTGGGACGGCAAGATGTGGCAGGCGGTAGGTTCGTGCTTGCAAAAGATGGGCCGCGACAAAGACGGCATCAAGGCGCTCAAGAGAGCTCTGCTTGCGGATTCCTACTACGATTCGTCAGCAAGTAGCTTTGGAAGCACAGGGACGATCGATCGGATGACGCAGATGGATCCTGAGGTCCTGCTGCAAATAGCGGCAATGTATGATCggatggaggaagaagaggaggctaAGGCGTACATGGAGTTGTGCGTTGCTcaggaggatggcggggttACCAATGATCAAGGACCAGGTCTAGGAGATTCCATCGGCGTCCGCGCTGATAGCCCAGGCTcagatgatggggaaggCAGAGGGGAAAGGGTAGCGGCTGGTGAGGGGACAGGGGTTACGGTGGCAACGAGCAAGGCCCGGATGTGGTTGGCGAAATATGCCATGAGGGTGGAGGACTACGAGACGGCGAATCGTCTCGCGACGGAGCTTTGCCAGGATGGcgttgaggtggaggaagccAAGGCGCTGATACGGGAAGCGAGGTCGAGGATGGAACAGACGAGTATGATGGAGAGCTAG